The Gottschalkia purinilytica genome segment CTAAACCTTTGGCTGTTTCTCCTATTTGACCTAACCAACCACCTAGCCCTATATTTAACCCAGAACCACCTTCATATCCTGCTCTTTGCATAGCTGCTCGAAAAGGAGTACCTTGTACTGTTCCTACATTCATTAAATTAGTAGCTTGCTGTTTAACTGGACCTGTTTGACTTTCAAGTCCCTCTTGTAATCCTTTACCCCCCTTAGAACCTTCCTGCTGATTTTTCCCTTGTAGTTTGGCAAGTTCTTTAACTATATAGTTTAACATAGCTTCTGCTTGAGCTTTTGTCTTAGGATCAGTGGATTGTAACCCTGATACTAAAGATTCTCCTGATAAGTTACCTATTTGATTAGCATGAGCAGGCGATTTCTTTAGCTGATTTATCATTGTATTTAGGGTATTTAAGCTTGCTGCACTAACTTGTTTATCACTTGATTTTAAACCCTCGGCTAATTGAGCTGCTACTTGCTTTCCATTCATATTAGCTAAATCTGGTCCTTTAGACCAAACATCTAATGCAGCCTTAAGGGTATTTGCAGAAGCTTCCTCAATCATGGGTACTCCAGATTTAAGCCCTGCAATAATTTCTAAAGGTGTTTTATCTCCTAGTACCGCTGCACCTTCTGGTACTTTTTCAACTTGGGCTAGTATTGCAGTAGCTGTTTCTATAGCTGTACTACTAACTTCTGAGTTTTTAGACTTCATTCCATTTACAAGACCAGTTATACCTTCTTCTCCTTTGCTTAGTAAGGTTTCTGGTAAGACATTATAAGCTTCTAATACTTGCTTCATTTGTTCTTCTGCCTTAGATCTTATTTCTTCATCTTTACTACCTAGACCATTTATAAGTTTTAAAGCAGTCTCTGAACCATAAAGTTCTATATCTCCAGTTTTTTCTTGCAACACAGACATTATGCTTTGTACTAAATTAGATGTATTTTCTCTTACCTTTTCATCTCCAGATGTCATTCCTGCCGAAAAAGAAGAAGATGTGCTGTAGCCTAATTGTTGCATCATTTCTGGAATCTTTGAAGCGTATATTTGAATTCCTGATCCAAAGCTAGAGCTTACTTGTTGGCCTACATTGAAGAACTGTGCAGATACTTCTTGTCCTCCAATTGTAACAGTATCTTTTGTTTTATTAAAAAATGCTTGAAACTCATTTAACATTTTTCCATTTTCTAGATCAAGATATTTAGCATTTTCACCTAGATTTCTTTGCATTATATCTCTTATTTCTGTATATTCATCTTTAGCCACTTGTACCTTATTGTCTTTTTGTCTTTTTAAGTCTTCTATTAATTTTTCTCCTGCTTCAAGTGGTAAATTACCTTCTTCAATTTGTTTATTTACAAGCTCAGATTTTCTTTTATACTCTTCTTCTGCGTTTTTTATCTTCTTATCTTTAATTTTAATTTCTTCTTGTAGCATCTTACTTGCTTCTGTAATACTAAATTGAGATATTTTTTGAGCTTCTCTTTGTCTAATAGATAATTCCTCTTTCTTGTTCTTCGCTACATTATCTAAATGAATTTTATCAATCTCATCTAGAGCTTGATTAAGTCTTTTCCTTGCCTCTATTGTATTTGTTGCTGTCCCATCTTCAAGACTCTTAGTTATCTCATTAACTTCTTTTTCTAACTCTTGTATTCTTTTGATTTTAGCTTGATATTTATCCTCTACATTTTTTATTGTTTGTTTCTTATCCTCTTCACTAATTCCTAGATTATCTTGTAATATCTGCTCTAGCTCTTTCTTCTCCTTATCTCTTCTTTCTTTCACTTTACTTACCGCTTTTTCTACCATCTGAGAATACTTTTTATCTATATCTTCTAGTATTTTTGTAGCCGTCTCCGAATTAGCTCTTTCAAGTTCTAAAAGATTTTTCTGTACTCCGGTTTTTAGCTTTTCAAAAGATTTAACAGCTTCTTGAGTACTTTTAGATACAACATTGCTAAACTCATCGGTTTCCTTTATAGCAGGCTGTAGTCCTTTGTGAACTAAATATCCTAGTCCTCCTGCTATTGCACCTATGCCTAATACAACAGGTGCAGCTGATATTAATAATCCTCCTAAACTAGCTCCTAAACCTGCGACTCCTCCTGCTCCTGCTGTTCCAATTGCTGTAGTTGCAGCAGTTCCCACACTTGCTAATCCTTGTGCTCCAGCTATAGTACCTATCCAACCAGATAACTTACTAAACCCACCTATAAGAGTTCCTATTCCTTGTCCCATACTTCCTATCGCCATTAAAACTGGTCCTGTTGCTCCTGCAAACAAACCAAATTTAACAATAGTTTCTTGAGTTCCTCTAGGAAGTTCACTGAATTTAGTAATAAGCTTAGATAGAGTTGATATAAAATCTTTAGCTATAGGGAGAAGTATTTCTCCTAGTTGTATTGCTGCTCCTTCAATTTGAGATTTTAATAATACCCATTGTCCTTGTAGGTTATTATTCATTATGTCTGCCATCTCTTTAGCACTACCATTTGAATTAGCTATAGACTTTGTTAGTTTATCGAAATCTGCTTGACTTGCATTAACTAAGGATAACATACCACTCATGGCTTCTTGACCTGCTAACATAGCACCATAAGTAGCTTGTTGCTCTGGGGTTAATTTAGCAAATTTACTTCTTAACTGTTCTAAAACACTTGCTAAAGGTTTCATAGTTCCATCTGTATTAGTTATAGTTATTCCAAGAGCTTTCATAACTGTTGCCGAATCTTTTGTAGGCTTAACGAGCCTTGTCATTATGGCCCTTAATGCTGT includes the following:
- a CDS encoding phage tail tape measure protein, producing the protein MSDIGSLVVKLGLEDSSFQQGIKRLNTSMRNVQSDFKLAGAGSEGFGKSLEGLRSKSDFLTKTIELQKEKVSKHEEQFKKSKETLDKNIQANEELKTKVENAKKAYEESKNVLGENATKTQELKKEYENLSSELDTSNEKIKNNINTTQNWETKTNEQKAKLKDLESQLQATSKEIAIQGNRWTQLSQQLEPISKRITDTSKKIYGIGKDLTTKVTLPLAGAGAGILKMSGDFQYGMSEVQAISGATGKDLEKLREKAKFMGETTKFSATESAEALKYMAMAGWKTQDMLGGLEGVMHLAAASGENLGLVSDIVTDALTAFGMKANEAGKFADVLAAASSNSNTNVALMGNTFQYVAPIAGSLGYSIEDTALAIGLLANAGIKGEKAGTALRAIMTRLVKPTKDSATVMKALGITITNTDGTMKPLASVLEQLRSKFAKLTPEQQATYGAMLAGQEAMSGMLSLVNASQADFDKLTKSIANSNGSAKEMADIMNNNLQGQWVLLKSQIEGAAIQLGEILLPIAKDFISTLSKLITKFSELPRGTQETIVKFGLFAGATGPVLMAIGSMGQGIGTLIGGFSKLSGWIGTIAGAQGLASVGTAATTAIGTAGAGGVAGLGASLGGLLISAAPVVLGIGAIAGGLGYLVHKGLQPAIKETDEFSNVVSKSTQEAVKSFEKLKTGVQKNLLELERANSETATKILEDIDKKYSQMVEKAVSKVKERRDKEKKELEQILQDNLGISEEDKKQTIKNVEDKYQAKIKRIQELEKEVNEITKSLEDGTATNTIEARKRLNQALDEIDKIHLDNVAKNKKEELSIRQREAQKISQFSITEASKMLQEEIKIKDKKIKNAEEEYKRKSELVNKQIEEGNLPLEAGEKLIEDLKRQKDNKVQVAKDEYTEIRDIMQRNLGENAKYLDLENGKMLNEFQAFFNKTKDTVTIGGQEVSAQFFNVGQQVSSSFGSGIQIYASKIPEMMQQLGYSTSSSFSAGMTSGDEKVRENTSNLVQSIMSVLQEKTGDIELYGSETALKLINGLGSKDEEIRSKAEEQMKQVLEAYNVLPETLLSKGEEGITGLVNGMKSKNSEVSSTAIETATAILAQVEKVPEGAAVLGDKTPLEIIAGLKSGVPMIEEASANTLKAALDVWSKGPDLANMNGKQVAAQLAEGLKSSDKQVSAASLNTLNTMINQLKKSPAHANQIGNLSGESLVSGLQSTDPKTKAQAEAMLNYIVKELAKLQGKNQQEGSKGGKGLQEGLESQTGPVKQQATNLMNVGTVQGTPFRAAMQRAGYEGGSGLNIGLGGWLGQIGETAKGLASKALESFKKRLDIRSPSRVFMEQGKFIGEGLEIGIRNKFKDIEKVSTEMADRIKFSEKGMNLSNFIRKDPTRFKELDSFIEALKKADGLSADSASIIVKRYENDIPQAISKTEEKFKYRQETFKKAWEEEEKVLKARLENIEKEEQANKKLYEQKKEQLSDRKSDLSGKENEAVRKNIEAQIKALEKTQKLTEEEYKNKKESLKKQIDARKSQVDEEIKELDRLQKAYIDALKEEENARKQFVSNVNNTTNQIVNALKKKYSEQQKEFENHISKEINGLDRWKKESEERINSVYDTKIKRLEDSSNRYIQSLEAELKALDEAEKQKDRSDKDKEELKKIQRLETAIEYEHNDF